DNA sequence from the bacterium genome:
AGCCCGCTTCGGCCGCAGTCGAGCGCTCTTCGCTGAACTGATCTGTTCAGTTCTTAGAACGCTTGCGTTTGCATCGAACGCGCTCGACCGGCATAGTGCCCCGTAGAAGAAGTTCGCAGCGCCCGCGACCGGCACGGGTCGGCAGCGACCGTTCGTGGCAGCGCGGACGGATTCGAGGGCAAGCGCGAAGGAGTCACGGGAGATCCGTATGGGTAGCGAAACACTGTCACCTTTTCTCACCACGAAGGAAGCCGCGAGATACCTTCGGCTTCGCCCGTCTACGCTCGCGCAGTGGCGGTGGACCGGCGGTGGACCGGCCTATCGCAAGTTCGGCGGTCGGGTGGTCTATTCACAGCAGGAGCTGGAGGAGTTC
Encoded proteins:
- a CDS encoding helix-turn-helix domain-containing protein, with the protein product MGSETLSPFLTTKEAARYLRLRPSTLAQWRWTGGGPAYRKFGGRVVYSQQELEEF